Below is a window of Agathobacter rectalis ATCC 33656 DNA.
TCAAGTATAATGTTAGTATCAATCAACAAAACCATATTTTTCCCTCATACTTTCGGTTTTTATCTCATCTAAATTACCATTATCCTGAAGTATTCCTGTTAGAGAATCCGTCAAATATGATACTGCGGCATCCTTAGGAATAAATCTTCCCACTTCATGACCATTCTTTGTAACAATGATTTCATGTCCTGACATAACAAGATTCAAATATCTCCCAAAATTGTTCTGCATTTCTGTTGCAGTTGCTGTTGCTGTATTCATATGCCTTCCTCCTATCCATTTCTTTTTTAGCTAATTATATTATAACGTTAATTAGCTATTTTTTCAAGATATATCCCCGTTGTAACATTATTCTTGATGTTTTCTATGTATTTGTAACATTATTCTTGATGTTTTTTGCTGTGTTTGTAACATAATTCCGTACATTTTTCCAACGATGAATTTTTATTTTCAAAAATCCAAAAATATTACAAAAACACTGTCCGTAGACAGTGCACATAATCTCATGTTGCCCACTTCCATCACTCTTCCAAATCTGTTATACTGATTATATAAAAATGAATTGGAGATGGGACAATGGGTATTTATTTTAATCCGGGAAATGGCAGCTTTACAAAAGACAAAAACAGTCAGCTATATATTGACAAAACCGGTCTGATTGAATATTTGAATAGAGTTATCTGTACAAATGCCAACTGCATAAGTGTCAGCCATGCCAGAAGGTTCGGTAAATCCCATGCTGCTGGAATGATCGATGCATACTACAGCAGAGGCTGCGATTCATCAGAGCTTTTTGCAGATTCTGAAATTGCAGCCAAGGACAGCTATTCAGCACATTTGAATAAATACAATGTCATACACATTGATGTATCATCATTTTGGGATGCTTACAAAGATAATGTGATAGAAAAAATTCAGGAATATATTTATGACGAGCTTAAACAGGTATATGGCGATCAGATAGATTATACCAAGATGATCAGTGCTGTACTCATGTCCGTCTACAACATTTCCGATATTCCATTTGTTATAATAATTGATGAATGGGATTGTGTAATCCGAAATGGTGGAAATAAAACACTGGTTCACAGCTATCTTCAGTTTCTTCATTTGTTATTTAAGAGCGAAGAGTCAAAAACCTTTTTAGCTTTGGCATATATCACCGGTATTCTGCCAATCAAAAAAATTAAAGATGAATCAGCTCTGAACAACTTCCGTGAGTTTACAATGTTGAAATCGAAACAATTGACCAGATATTTTGGTTTTACAGAGGATGAAGTTAAAAAGCTGTGCATCACATATGATATGGATTTTGAATCAATAAAAGCATGGTATAACGGATATCTGATAGACGGGCTTCATATGTATAACCCTAATTCCGTTGTTCAGGCTATGCTAGATCATGACTATGATTTTTACTGGAAAAATACATCCTCGTTTGAATCAATCAACACATTTATCACCATGAACTACGCCGGTTTAAAGGATGATGTGCTCGCCATGCTTTCCGGCGATAAAATCAGAGTTAATGTAAATACCTTCCAAAATGACCTTACTACAGTTGCTTCAAAGGATGATGCACTTACAGCTTTAATTCATTTAGGTTATCTGGCTTATGATGCCAATAGGAAAATGGCATATATACCTAATTATGAAGTTGCTGCTGCATATGATCTTGCATTACAGACCGGTTCATGGAGTGAAGTAGCCAACTCCATTTCAAAATGTGATGAATTATTAGATGCTACCCTAAATGAAGATGCTGATAAAGTCGCTGAATTGGTAGAAATTGCACATGAAACATATACATCCGTTCTTAAATACAACGACGAAAATTCTTTAAGCTGTGCTCTCACAATGGCATATTTTACTGCAAATGCATATTACAATATTGTCAGAGAATTTCCAGCCGGCAAAGGTTTTGCTGATCTTGTTTTTATTCCAAGAGCGAATGCCTGTGGCAGACCTGCAATAGTAATTGAACTTAAGTACAATGCTTCCGCTGATTCTGCCATATCACAGATTAAAAACCGCAGATATCACGGAGCCTTATCAGGATACAGCAATCAGATCTTACTTGTCGGAATTAACTACAGCAACACATCTGATAATAAAAAGCATACATGTATAATTGAAAGTATTAATAACCTCGATTAACATAAAGAATAACACAAGCGGACTGACGAAGCAGCCCGCTTGCTTTAGTGTAATAATTATCCTTCAATAGAAATCTATTTCTACTTATGCCTAAATATATATCTCACTACTTCCGCATTCATGGTCACTACTGTTTCCTACACTGATTCGAAGTTGCATTCCGCTACTAACGATTTCCATATTTTTATCAAAGTAAGAAAACTCTTCTGAATCAATAGAGAAATCCACACTCTTAGCTTCTCCCGGATCCAGAAAAACCTTCTGAAAACGGACAAGTTCCTTCTTCGGTCGTACCACAGATGTTTGTAATGTTTCATAATAGCACTGAACAACCTCTGCCCCTGTAACTTTACCTGTGTTACTTACATTACAATGGACATGCACTCTTTTGTCCTGTCCTATCTTGACTTCAACATCCGAAATATCAAATTCTGTATAGGACAATCCAAAACCAAAAGGATATAATGGTGAATTAGGAATATCCATATATCTGCTTGTGAAACGGTTCTCTAGATTATCCTCTGTAAGCACATGTCCGGTTTTTATATCCCAGTAACTTATCGGCACCTGTCCAACGCACCATGGAATACTTACAGCCAGCTTTCCGGAAGGATTGATCATGCCATATACAAGATCTACTATTCCCTCTGCCCCCATGGTTCCGGGTCTCCATGCCATGATGACGGCTTTGGATTTTTCTGAGATTCTTCGCAGATCCAGTGGTCTTCCTGAGATTATCACTGTCACGATATTATCCGTGCGTTTTACTATTTTTTCAAAAAGCCTCTGCTGCTCTTCCGGTAAAGTCAGAAATGCTCTGCTGGCAGCCTCTCCGGACTGAGATTCATGTTCTCCAAGTACACATACAACCGTATCTTCCCGGTTTATCGTTTCCAGCCACTGCTCATCTATTTCTTCATCCGAATCAACCGGTTTCACTTGCCAGATCCTGCATTCTTCCTCAGAAAGCATTCTGCATCCAGGAATACATACCCCATTAATCTTCTTATCTTGAAGAATATCTTCGATTGTCTCAACAGGCTCATGCCCACCAAAGATTGCCCAACGGCTCAGGAATTCCTTTGATGTCACATAAGGTCCTGCCCAGATAACTTTCTGTTTCTGGCTCAAAGGCAGAATTTTTTCATTTTTCAAAAGGACGTAGCTTTCGCTGGCCATCTGATATGCCTTTGTCCGGTTATACTGAGTGAGGTTTCCACTCTTTCCAATTCCTGCAAAAGGATTTTCAAAAAGCCCCAGCTGATTCTTCATCATCAAAACCCTGAATGCACTTTCATCGATAAAAGACTCCGGAATCTGCCCGTTTTTCACCAGTTCTTCTAAACGAAACATATAAGCAGGACTCATCATATCTATGTCCACTCCCGCTTCTATCGCCTGAGACGCCGCTTCATCCATATTGGCTGCCACACCCTGTTCCTTCAGCTGCCCAATAGAGCCCCAATCTGAGATCACTGTACCATCAAAGCCTTCTTTATCCCGCAATAGATCTCTGAGAAGTTCTTTATTTCCGCTGATTGGTTTTCGGTCTATTGCATTAAATGCGGTCATAACCATAGCAGGCTTTGCCTTCAACGCCATGCGGAAAGGTTTTACATACTGTTCCAGAAATGTCCGTTGAGATATTTCAACATCGTTGTATTCCCTGCCTGCATTGACCGCCCCGTAACCTGCAAAATGTTTCAGACATGCTGCGATTCCTTCATCGTTTTTCTGCTGATAGCCATCTACCATGGCCTCCCCCATGACTCCATTCACATATGGGTCTTCGCCAAAAGACTCCATTATCCTGCCCCACCGGGGATCCCTTGAAACATCAATCATAGGAGAAAATGTTGCCTTAAGTCCTTCGGATGAGGCCTCTGAGGCAGCTATTGACGCTGCCTCAGACACCAGTTCCGGATTAAATGAACAAGCCTGTCCCAGTGGAATTGGAAAAATTGTCCTACATCCATGGATCACATCTGCCATAAAGAGTAGTGGGATATGATGAGGATGCTGTTCCATATATTTACTCTGAATATCACATATTTTTTCTTTACCAATCACTCCCAGCACGGAACCTGAATACTGAATGATCCATTCCGGCGGTAATTGTTCGTCAACAACACCTGTAAGCACTGCCTCTTTGTCAAAATATACACCGGTAAGCTGTACCATCTGTCCTATTTTTTCCTGCAAAGACATTTCTGACAGCAATTGCTGTAATTTATTTATTTCCATGATTACTCCTTATGTTTGAACTGTTGTAACTGTATAGGTCAAATCGCCTTTTAATCAAAATAAATTGTCTTACCACTTTTTGCAGACTCATAGATTGCTTCCAGTACACGGGTAACAACTGCAGCCTGTGCAGGTTTTACTATCTGCTCAGCTCCGTCAGCAACGATATGGTAGAACAGTTCCTGTTCATAATCCCCTGCTGGTTTTTCTTCTCCTGAGAAGAATGCTACTCCTTCACCGGATAATGCTGGCTTCTCTACTACCTGTTTATTGTGATGGATGTAGTTGATTCGCAGGCCATCTTTCATATCTGCTCCGGCTTTTGTTCCGCACAGACTTGTCTTGGCCTCATCAACCTCCAGTGTGTTCAGTGCCCAGGCAGCTTCGAGTTCAATCACTGCACCGTTTTTCATACGGATGAATCCGAAAGCGGAATCTTCTACGCAAAACTCCTCAGGATCCCAGTTGCCAAAAGCATTTCCCTGGTTGGTCTGATCAGCCAGTTTGCGGAATGTTTGTCCTGTTACAGACTCTACTTCATAATTGTCCATCATCCATAATGTCAGATCCAATGCATGGGTTCCGATATCGATCAGTGGACCGCCTCCCTGTTCTTCCTCATTTAAGAATACACCCCAGGTAGGAACTGCTCTTCTTCTGAGTGCGTGAGCTTTCGCAAAATAGATTTCTCCCAGTTCATCCGCCTTGCACATTTCTTTCAGGTACAGGGAATCTGAACGATAACGGTTCTGATATCCGATGTTCAGGACTCTACCTGTTTTCTCTGCAGTCTCCACCATTTTCTGTGCCTCAGCATAATTCTTTGCCATTGGCTTTTCACACATAACATCTTTTCCTGCTTCCATGGCTGCGATAGAGATTTCTGCATGGGAGCGGTTCGGTGTAGTTACATATACAACATCCAGGTCCTCTTTGATAAGCACCTTATAGTCTTCGAATACTTTTGCATCTTCTGTGCCATATTCTTCCTTTGCTTTCTCTGCACGTTCCCTGACGATGTCACAGAAAGCTACAATCTCATAAAGACCACTTTTTTTCATAGCTGGAAGGTGTTTTCCGTTGGCGATTCCTCCGCATCCTACGATTCCTGCTTTTAATTTTCTCATGGTATTATCTCCTTTACTAAATCACGTACTGTTCCAGATATCTCTTGCTGATGATCAAGGAATTCTCAACCTTCTCCTTGAAATCCTCAAAAGCCTTATCCTCGATCTCGATACAGGTATAGCCATCATATCCGATGTCTGTAAGCGCTGACACATATTTTCCCCAGTCCACATCTCCAAGTCCAGGGATTTTCGGTGACATATATTCCAGAGGATATGCCATGATGCCGCAGGATTCCAGCTTGTCTTTATATATCTTTATATCCTTGTAATGGACATGGAAGATCTTATCCTTGAATTCGTAAAGCGGGCGGATATAATCGATCATCTGCCAGATAAAGTGGGATGGATCATAGTTGATGCCCAGATGGTCACTGTCCAGGATCCGGAATACTTCTCTCCAGATTGGCGGTGTTGTCATCAGGTTCTGTCCTCCCGGCCACTGTTCCTTGCCAAAAAGCATCGGACAGTTCTCGATGGCGATCTTCACGTCACATTCCTCTGCCAGTTTTATGATAGGTGGCCATATCTCTTTTACCAGTTCCAGATTTTCCTGTATATTTTTGGTCTGGTCCCTTCCGATAAATGTCGTGACCATGCCCACACCTAATTTTTTACTTGCAAGAATCACCTGTTTCAGGTGTTCCACAGCGGTTGCGCTTTTCTCTTTATCTGCCACCATCACGTTTGGATAATAGGCCAGTGCCGATATCTCCACTCCTGATTTTTTAGCATATTCTACAATATGCTCTGCATATGCGTCATCCTGGTTAACCCGTTCTGCATCAATATGGCTTACCCCTGCATATCTTCTTTCTGCTTTTTCCTGTGGCCAGCATGCCACTTCCACACATTCAAATCCCTGTCCGGATGCAAAGTCCATCATTTCTTCATAGGTCCAGCTGTCAAGGATGGATGTGATAAACCCAAGTTTCATAGAAATACCCTCCTGTTTCTTCTGTCTCTGTTATATCTTTGTTATTTCTCCCATGGAGTTGGTGTGAACTCTCCGCCTCTGCACCATTTCAGATAGTTCAGTGCGTGAAGCTGTCCTGTCATCTCCAGTTCTCCCCGGTATACCGGATCGTGATATCCTTCGATACAGATATCGTCCTCATATCCGTTGCTTCTTAAGATAGAAATGATATCTCTCCAGTTTGTGTCACCAAATCCCGGCATACGATGCCATACAAAAGGAACTGCTCCGGAGATACCGCCGTGCCTTACTGCATCCCAGTCAATGGTCGCATCTTTTCCATGTACATGGACTATCTTTTTGCACCATTTTCTCAGCTCTGTCACAGGATCGATCAACTGTACCATCTGGTGGGTCGGCTCCCATTCAAGTCCGAAGTTATCATTCTTTACTTCCTCAAACATGACTTCCCAGGCTTTCGGGTTGAAACCGATGTTGCAGGTGGCATGTTCCCAGGTTCCATCCATAAGACAGTTTTCGATACCCAGCTTTACGCCCTTTTCTTCTGCAAGTTCTGCCAGTTCACGGAACACTTTTCCGAACTCTTCGTATGCGGATTCTACCGGTTTTCCTTCCCAGGCTCCTGCAAAGGTGCTTACATGGGTAGCTCCGAATTTTTCAGCAGTGCAAATTACCTTTTCCAATGTCTTTCTGTGCTCTGGATACTGGATTGGATTACAGTAGTATCCGAGTGTAGTGATCTTTGAATCTGTACCGGCAAGAATCTGTTCTGTGCTCAGGGCCAGTTTATCAAGATCTGTTCCTTCCAGTGACATATGGAAATTGAGGGAAAATGTTTCGAAACCTTTTCCAACAAATCCTTTCAACCATTCTTCTGCTACGGGGCCTGGTACGCAGGTTCCGATTTTGATCTGTTTCATACTTATTTCCTCCTGTTCTGTTACATGCACTCTCAAAGAACATGTACAACTGTCTTTTATTTTTATGTTATAACTACTCAATGCCTTTCCTGTTACACCTGGTCCTGAAATTCGATTACCTGTTTTGTCTCTGCCGCCTGGAAGATTGCCTCCATCAACTTCATGACACGCATCACCTGGAACAGCTTGATCTCCGGCTCTGCTCCATCTCGGATTACTGCAACCACATTTCTGTGGAAATCAGCGATATCTCCGGACACCTTTGGTAAATCCTCTTTTACAATAGTATCTTCCCGTCTCGGTGCCATGGTCTTTGTCAGGCCAGCTGCTGTCTTAACCGGTATTACCGTCTCTTCTGTCTTACCGGTCTTACGTATAATCTCACCGGTTAACTGCCAGTCCCTGATTACTGCGGTACCGTCTTTACCCAGTACATACCATCTTGGCAGTGATATATAATTGTTGGTGCCGACTTCCACCAGGACTTCTGTTCCGCCTTCAAAGGTCAGAATAGCAGTGAACCCATCGTCCACTTCCTGGTTTGTGATATTGGTAAGTGACGCGTATACCGTCTCGATCTTTCTATCTCCGTACATATATAAAATCTGATCCAGCAGGTGTACACCCCAGTCCAGGACCATTCCGCCCCCATGTACCTTTTCTTTTCTCCAGTCCCCAGGGATTCCTCTTGAACCATGGACACGGCTCTCGATCCGGAAAACATGCCCCAGTTTCTGCTCCTCTACCAGTTTTTTGATGATCAGGAAATCATCATCCCAACGTCTATTCTGGTGCACGGTGAAAAGTTTTCCTGTCTCTTTGGCTACCTTTTCCATTTCCAGCAGGTCAGCGGAAGATAATGTCACCGGTTTTTCCGATATCACGTTTTTTCCTGCATGCATTGCACGGATAGCGATAGGCTTGTGGCAGTCATTTGGAGTGGCAATCAGAACCACATCGATGTCCGAATCTGCCAGCATGGCTTCTTCTGTTTCATATACAGAAAACCCCTTCGCTTTCGCTTCTTCTCTCTTTTCTTCCTTGATGTCATAGATACCACCAATTACAGCTTCTGGAACATTTGAAAGAATCTCGGTATGCCATCTGCCCATACCGCCATATCCGATTAGTCCGTAAACTACTTTGTTTTCTCTCATTTTATACCTCCATCGTAAAAACAGCGGCTGAAGAACACCATCAGCCGCTGTCTTTTTTACTTACTTAATTCATCGTTGATTTCTTTGAGAATCTGGTCGCCACCCTGATTCTTCCAGTTTTCAACGAAAGTATCGAATTCGCTGATATCTGCTTTTCCCATAATGATCTTTGAGAATGTTTCTTCTTCCATTTTTTTAAGGTTTGCCCATTTGGCCTCCATGGTTTTTGTCTGACCGTTATATGCATTGTAAACCGGTACATATTTATCATTTACTAACGGAGATCCACCAACCAAAAGTGACACAAGTCTTGGAAGATTAGTTTTGGCAATGTCACTGTCCAGATTCCATTTGTCCAGGCTGAAATCATCATAAGGTTCTTTTTTCAGTTCCTTAACTGCTTCCATATCATTCTTTAACAGTTTATGTTTTGAGAAATCAACATCATCCATTGTAATCTCACCTGCAAGATATTTTTCCAGAGTCTCAGTGGATACTTCAATCTCATCTGCATTATCGTAGCCATTATACAAAGGATAAAAATCCGCAGTACCCATTTCTGTGGAGGTAATACCATCTACTACCCACTGCTGCTCATTTTTGATCAGATAGTTAACAATCTTAAATGCAGCCTCCGGGTTCTTGCAGCTTTTGCTTGCTACTACATATTTACTTGTAGGATTTGGCATATGAGCGTAGTAATTCCCGTCCTCAGACAGTGGTGTAAAATATGCTCTCCAATCCGCTTCGCCTGCAAGTGTAGTATCTGACACCGTATAACCAGACCACCATGGTCCAAAGAAGATACCAACTTTTCCGGACAAAAGAGGTTCCTTGCTGTCGCTTCTTACAAGCATTTCCGGATCGATCAGCTTATTTGTATACAGTTTTGAGATTTTTTCAAGTGCCTCTCTGGTTTCCGGCTGAATAGAACCATATTCTACAGTTCCATCCTCATCCTGCAGCCAGTACTGTGGATAAGACTGGAAGCTGCTAAACAATGGATCCAGTCCAAACTGGTTTGCTCCAATTGCATTCATGTGATCTGAATTGCTCGGTCCAAGAATTCCAATGGTATCAGCTTCTCCGTTACCATCCGGATCCTGGGTTACGAATGCCTCTGCTACTGCTGCCATTTCATCCCAGGTTCTTGGAACCTCCAGTCCAAGATTATCCAGCCAGTCCTGACGGATCCACATTTCGTTCACTTCTCCTCCCATCATACTTGGAGCCGGGATTGCCATTATCTCTCCCTTATCATTTGAGATACATTTTTTCAGCTCTTCTCCACCTGATTCCACATATGCTTTCAGTGCATCAGAAGCATAGTCATCAAAATACTGATCAAGCGGCTGGATCATATCATATTTCAGAAGTGCCCTGTACTGTGTTGCATTTACGTTCATCAATTCCGGAATTGTGTTACTTCCGATACACAAATTCATTTTTTCATCATAGTCTGTAGATGATGCGACCCAGTCGTATGCAACCTCAATATTAAGGTCTTCTTTCAAAAGTCGTGTATAGGAATTGTCATCATAGCTCATTCCGTCAGGAATCTTGGCATTTGAATTCATTGAACCGCCCAGATGAACCGTTACGGTTTCCGGATATTTTGACAGCGGGAGATCTTCTTTTGCTGTTCCTTCTGCCTCCCCTACTGCCTTTTTCTGTGTGTTCTCTTCTGATTTTCCGCATCCTGCCAGTGATGTCACACCTAATGCCATCGCACATGCAAATGCAATCCACTGTTTTTTCTTCATATTTTCTTCCTCCTTTATCCTTTTACTGATCCCAGTGTAATACCTTCTACAAAAAATCTTTGCAGGAATGGGTAAACAATCAGTATCGGTATCATAGCTATAAATATTTTCGCAGAATCTAATGAAAGATTGTTTAATTTCATCGCCTGCGCAATCTGATCCACATTCATTGTAGAATAATCCAGGGTTACTACCATCTGCTGGATGTAGGTCTGCAGTGGATAACTGCTCTGTCTTGTACTTAAAACCATTCCCTGGAAGAATTCATTCCAGTACATAACCATGGTGAACAGTGCAACTGTTGCGACCATAGGTTTTGCCAATGGTATGTAGATAGATATCAGAGTTCTCCAAGGTCCGCCGCCATCGACAAAACACGCCTCTTCCAGTTCTGTTGGAAGATTTTTAAAGAAATTCACTGCAAGTATCACATTAAATACCTGAAGGCCTGTTCCCAGTACCAGTCCAAAAATGTTATCCATCAGATGATAATTTTTCATGGTGATATACCACGGAACCGTTCCTCCGTTAAATAACATGCAGAACACGAATATCCACATAAAGATATCTCTTTTCGGGAACTGTTTTTTTGTTCTGGATAATGGATATGCTGCCATAAGGATACATACCATACTGATTCCGGTTCCCAGCAAAACTCTCTTAATAGATACCAAAAACGAACCGAAAAATGCGGTCTCTCCCATGATTTTTTTATAGGAGAGCAGGTTGAAGCCAACCGGCCAAAGTGCAACTTTTCCCGCATTGACTGCTTCCCTGCTGCTCAATGACACGCAGAGAACGTACCATACCGGCACAATACAGATTAAAGTAATCGCAATGAGAATCACAATATTTAAAATATCAAAAATCTTTGATCTCAGGCTTTTATTCTCAATCATAGTTTGTCACCTCCTAAAACAGTTTATAACCGGTAAATTTATCTGCCAGCCAGTAGCCAACCGTAATCAATACAAGACTGATTACAGATTTGAATAAACCAACGGCCGTTGCCAGAGAATACTGGAGATTTTGCAAACCGGCTCTGTATACCCAAGTGTCAATAATATCACCTGTTGAGTAAACCAATGGGTTATACAGGTTGTAAACCTGGTCAAATCCTGCATTCAGGATGTTTCCAAGCGACAGGATAGCAAGAAGTGCTACTGTTGTCTTGATGCCCGGTAAAGTCACATGCCAGATTCTTTTGAATCGTCCGCAACCGTCTACTGCTGCAGCTTCATACAATGATCCATCCACTCCCAGGATTGCTGCAAGATAAACGACTGTATTGTAGCCGAATCCTTTCCAGATATCCGTACCAATCACCAGAGGCTGGAATATCTTTGCTTCTCCAAAAAAGTTGACCGCTTCGCCTCCAAAAAATTCTATGATTTGGTTCACCGGTCCCGTATAACCGAAAATATTCAGCACAATCTTCGCAAGAATAACCCATGACAGAAAATACGGTAAATATACGATTGTCTGGATTGGACGCTTCAGTTTCTTCAGTGCCAGTTCATTTAACAACAAAGCAAACACCAGTGGAATAATAATATTTCCAATGATCTTGCCAACGGCAATAACAACTGTGTTCCGTAGAACCTGTTTAATGTCACTCATCTGAAACATGTACTCAAAATTAGCCAGACCAACAAACTTTGAGTGGAGAATGCCCTGTCCCGGATTGTAATCCTGAAAAGCCATAACAATTCCAAACATTGGAACAATGCTGAAAAAGAACAGCCACAGCAATGCGGGGATTAGCATGATGTAATAGTGTTTCACAAATCTTTTTATGTACATGAGTAAACCTCCCTTCTTTTATAGATAGTTTATCCTGTAACCATATTTTTCACTAGACGATATTGTTCCTGATTTCACAGCTTTTTTTTTAATTCAAAAAAAATGTCCGAATTAAATCGAACATTTTTTTATTCTTCCTACATATTCTGTTGGCATGCATCCGTATTCCTTCGAAAATACCTTTGTAAAATAATAAAAATTGTCATAGCCCAGATTCGAGGCAATCTGTGTTATATTTTCTGTTCCTTTTGCCATCTTTTGGGCAGCTGCATACATTTTTCTGCTGATCACATAATTATGAAAGGTATCACCGGTCATCTCCTTAAATCTCGTACTGAAATAACTTCTGCTCATTCCGATCTGTGCTGCTGCCTCTTCCGACTTCAGATTTTCTTCTATATGTTCATCTGTATACAGGATCACTCTTGCAAACATATAGATATCCTTTGTTTTATCTGTCTGCAGACATGTCTGATACAGGTTTTCTTTCCATTGTTTCACCCATTCCAGCATGGAATCCACGGAAGATAAGGATGGAAATTCCAGTTCTTCTCCTGTGAGTTTCTGGAGGCTGTGGAAGCTTTTTATGAAAACCCTTTCAGCAGTCCGTAACTCCACTCCCCTGGTTAACTCATACAGTCTGTTGAACTCGCTGTCATTGAAGATCCATCTGGTGTTCATCCACGCTTTTTCCAACCTTTTTATGAGTTCGGAATCCTCATTCCTGGTTTCTTTTTGGGAATGATTTTCCTTATATTTTCTTTCCACAAGTTCCAGTATCCGGTCACACTCATCCCCTTCAAAACTTATCTTGGATATATAGTCCAAAGCTCCCAGTCTCAGAGCACTCTGCGCATAACGGAAATCTTCATACATGGAAAAGACTACAAATTTCACCTCCGGATATTCCTTTTTACACATTTTCATCAATTCAATTCCATCGATCTCCGGCATGTCTATATCCGTGAATACAATATCCACTTCATTATCCTTCAGAAATTCCAGCGCTTTACGACCGTTCTGAACATCCCCCACAACTTCAAATCCGTATTTCTTCCAATCCATTATGGAGATCAAACCTTTTCTTGCCAGTTTATCATCGTCAACAACTAATACTTTCATTTCTCCTTACCTTCTTTTTCTGTCTCAACTCCTGTAATTTTTATTTTGTTCCGAAGTTCTTCCTGAATCGGAATCAAAA
It encodes the following:
- a CDS encoding sugar phosphate isomerase/epimerase family protein, with translation MKLGFITSILDSWTYEEMMDFASGQGFECVEVACWPQEKAERRYAGVSHIDAERVNQDDAYAEHIVEYAKKSGVEISALAYYPNVMVADKEKSATAVEHLKQVILASKKLGVGMVTTFIGRDQTKNIQENLELVKEIWPPIIKLAEECDVKIAIENCPMLFGKEQWPGGQNLMTTPPIWREVFRILDSDHLGINYDPSHFIWQMIDYIRPLYEFKDKIFHVHYKDIKIYKDKLESCGIMAYPLEYMSPKIPGLGDVDWGKYVSALTDIGYDGYTCIEIEDKAFEDFKEKVENSLIISKRYLEQYVI
- a CDS encoding sugar phosphate isomerase/epimerase family protein, which produces MKQIKIGTCVPGPVAEEWLKGFVGKGFETFSLNFHMSLEGTDLDKLALSTEQILAGTDSKITTLGYYCNPIQYPEHRKTLEKVICTAEKFGATHVSTFAGAWEGKPVESAYEEFGKVFRELAELAEEKGVKLGIENCLMDGTWEHATCNIGFNPKAWEVMFEEVKNDNFGLEWEPTHQMVQLIDPVTELRKWCKKIVHVHGKDATIDWDAVRHGGISGAVPFVWHRMPGFGDTNWRDIISILRSNGYEDDICIEGYHDPVYRGELEMTGQLHALNYLKWCRGGEFTPTPWEK
- a CDS encoding AAA family ATPase — translated: MGIYFNPGNGSFTKDKNSQLYIDKTGLIEYLNRVICTNANCISVSHARRFGKSHAAGMIDAYYSRGCDSSELFADSEIAAKDSYSAHLNKYNVIHIDVSSFWDAYKDNVIEKIQEYIYDELKQVYGDQIDYTKMISAVLMSVYNISDIPFVIIIDEWDCVIRNGGNKTLVHSYLQFLHLLFKSEESKTFLALAYITGILPIKKIKDESALNNFREFTMLKSKQLTRYFGFTEDEVKKLCITYDMDFESIKAWYNGYLIDGLHMYNPNSVVQAMLDHDYDFYWKNTSSFESINTFITMNYAGLKDDVLAMLSGDKIRVNVNTFQNDLTTVASKDDALTALIHLGYLAYDANRKMAYIPNYEVAAAYDLALQTGSWSEVANSISKCDELLDATLNEDADKVAELVEIAHETYTSVLKYNDENSLSCALTMAYFTANAYYNIVREFPAGKGFADLVFIPRANACGRPAIVIELKYNASADSAISQIKNRRYHGALSGYSNQILLVGINYSNTSDNKKHTCIIESINNLD
- a CDS encoding glycoside hydrolase family 3 N-terminal domain-containing protein; translated protein: MEINKLQQLLSEMSLQEKIGQMVQLTGVYFDKEAVLTGVVDEQLPPEWIIQYSGSVLGVIGKEKICDIQSKYMEQHPHHIPLLFMADVIHGCRTIFPIPLGQACSFNPELVSEAASIAASEASSEGLKATFSPMIDVSRDPRWGRIMESFGEDPYVNGVMGEAMVDGYQQKNDEGIAACLKHFAGYGAVNAGREYNDVEISQRTFLEQYVKPFRMALKAKPAMVMTAFNAIDRKPISGNKELLRDLLRDKEGFDGTVISDWGSIGQLKEQGVAANMDEAASQAIEAGVDIDMMSPAYMFRLEELVKNGQIPESFIDESAFRVLMMKNQLGLFENPFAGIGKSGNLTQYNRTKAYQMASESYVLLKNEKILPLSQKQKVIWAGPYVTSKEFLSRWAIFGGHEPVETIEDILQDKKINGVCIPGCRMLSEEECRIWQVKPVDSDEEIDEQWLETINREDTVVCVLGEHESQSGEAASRAFLTLPEEQQRLFEKIVKRTDNIVTVIISGRPLDLRRISEKSKAVIMAWRPGTMGAEGIVDLVYGMINPSGKLAVSIPWCVGQVPISYWDIKTGHVLTEDNLENRFTSRYMDIPNSPLYPFGFGLSYTEFDISDVEVKIGQDKRVHVHCNVSNTGKVTGAEVVQCYYETLQTSVVRPKKELVRFQKVFLDPGEAKSVDFSIDSEEFSYFDKNMEIVSSGMQLRISVGNSSDHECGSSEIYI
- a CDS encoding Gfo/Idh/MocA family protein; its protein translation is MRKLKAGIVGCGGIANGKHLPAMKKSGLYEIVAFCDIVRERAEKAKEEYGTEDAKVFEDYKVLIKEDLDVVYVTTPNRSHAEISIAAMEAGKDVMCEKPMAKNYAEAQKMVETAEKTGRVLNIGYQNRYRSDSLYLKEMCKADELGEIYFAKAHALRRRAVPTWGVFLNEEEQGGGPLIDIGTHALDLTLWMMDNYEVESVTGQTFRKLADQTNQGNAFGNWDPEEFCVEDSAFGFIRMKNGAVIELEAAWALNTLEVDEAKTSLCGTKAGADMKDGLRINYIHHNKQVVEKPALSGEGVAFFSGEEKPAGDYEQELFYHIVADGAEQIVKPAQAAVVTRVLEAIYESAKSGKTIYFD
- a CDS encoding type II toxin-antitoxin system Phd/YefM family antitoxin, translating into MNTATATATEMQNNFGRYLNLVMSGHEIIVTKNGHEVGRFIPKDAAVSYLTDSLTGILQDNGNLDEIKTESMREKYGFVD